The following coding sequences are from one Anser cygnoides isolate HZ-2024a breed goose chromosome 10, Taihu_goose_T2T_genome, whole genome shotgun sequence window:
- the LMOD3 gene encoding leiomodin-3 — MSEHSQASDEDVSPEDIDEDEILANLSPEELKELQCEMEVMAPDPEVPTGMIQRDQTEKPPTGSFDHRSLVDYLYWQKASRRMLEDERVPVTLLPSERSAAGTGGGAAGSGEAGGRSGPEAEGKERHYRNECLASSGTQLGGANKGGSDKEAEEEVEEEEEEEEEDEEEEEEEGDESESETKETCTHENHRSDQTSEESGRESGETTEKPGENEKKISKLNIPKKLALDTSFLKLSARPSGNQTNLEESLEKVRKNNPDMKELNLNNIENIPKEMLIDFVNAMKKNKNIKTFSLANVGADDNVAFALANMLRENRSITTLNIDSNFISGKGVVAIMRCLQYNETLTELRFHNQRSMLGHQAEMEIARLLKANATLLKMGYHFELPGPRMVVTNLLSRNLDKQRQKRQEEQRQQQRKEQRELIAMLENGLGLPPGMWEMLGGALPDPSMREAPPAPKPPMPPSMPQSRGRESTRPEAPEEPHRAKPVSFRVVKLKKVQRKPAVPEYVEPAEKTNLKDVIKTLKPIPRRRPPPLVEITPRDQLLNDIRQSNVAYLKPVPLPKQLE, encoded by the exons ATGTCTGAACACAGCCAAGCCTCTGACGAAGATGTGTCCCCTGAGGACATCGATGAAGACGAAATCCTGGCAAACCTGTCCCCCGaggagctgaaggagctgcagtGTGAGATGGAGGTGATGGCCCCGGACCCCGAGGTCCCGACGGGGATGATACAGAGGGATCAGACGGAGAAACCCCCGACGGGGAGCTTCGACCACAGGTCGCTGGTGGACTACCTGTACTGGCAGAAGGCGTCCCGACGCATGCTCGAGGACGAGAGAGTTCCCGTCACCCTCTTGCCCTCTGAG AGGAGCGCTGCGGGGACGGGAGGCGGCGCGGCTGGCAGCGGCGAGGCGGGCGGCAGGAGCGGGCCAGAAGCcgagggaaaggaaaggcacTACAGGAACGAGTGCTTGGCCAGCTCGGGAACACAGCTTGGAGGGGCAAACAAGGGTGGAAGCGATaaggaagcagaggaggaagtggaggaggaggaggaggaggaggaggaagatgaggaggaggaggaagaagagggtgaTGAGAGTGAAtcagaaacaaaggaaactTGCACCCATGAAAACCATCGCAGTGATCAGACAAGTGAGGAATCAGGTAGAGAATCAGGGGAAACGACAGAAAAGCCaggtgaaaatgaaaagaaaatatcaaagttAAACATCCCTAAGAAGTTGGCGCTGGATACCAGCTTCTTGAAGCTAAGTGCCAGGCCCTCAGGAAACCAAACCAACTTAGAAGAGAGCTTGGAGAAAGTCCGAAAAAACAATCCGGACATGAAGGAGCTCAACCTGAACAACATAGAAAACATCCCCAAAGAAATGCTGATAGACTTCGTCAACGCgatgaaaaagaataagaacATAAAAACGTTCAGCTTGGCCAACGTGGGAGCCGACGACAACGTCGCCTTCGCGCTGGCCAACATGCTGCGCGAGAACAGGAGCATCACCACGCTCAACATCGACTCCAACTTTATCTCTGGCAAAGGCGTCGTGGCCATCATGAGGTGCCTGCAGTACAACGAGACGCTGACGGAGCTCCGCTTCCACAACCAGAGGAGCATGCTGGGCCACCAGGCCGAGATGGAAATCGCCAGGCTGCTGAAAGCCAACGCCACCCTCCTGAAGATGGGCTACCACTTCGAGCTGCCGGGGCCCAGGATGGTGGTGACCAACCTGCTGAGCAGGAACCTGGACAAGCAGAGGCAgaagaggcaggaggagcagaggcagcagcagaggaaagagCAGAGGGAGCTGATAGCAATGCTGGAAAACGGACTGGGCTTGCCGCCGGGGATGTGGGAAATGCTGGGGGGAGCGCTGCCAGATCCCAGCATGCGTgaagcccccccagcacccaagccccccatgcccccctccATGCCCCAGAGCCGAGGGAGGGAGAGCACGAGGCCGGAGGCCCCTGAGGAGCCTCACAGAGCCAAGCCCGTCAGCTTCAGGGTGGTCAAGCTGAAAAAGGTGCAGCGCAAGCCCGCCGTGCCCGAGTACGTGGAGCCCGCCGAGAAAACCAACCTCAAGGACGTGATCAAAACGCTGAAGCCGATCCCCAGGAGACGGCCACCTCCCCTCGTCGAAATAACCCCGAGGGATCAGCTGCTGAACGACATCCGCCAGAGCAACGTCGCTTATCTCAAACCG GTGCCATTACCAAAGCAGCTGGAGTGA